A DNA window from Macrobrachium rosenbergii isolate ZJJX-2024 chromosome 41, ASM4041242v1, whole genome shotgun sequence contains the following coding sequences:
- the LOC136827201 gene encoding uncharacterized protein: MKVKLMLSEKVLNVISAYAPQAGCDEEEKSMFWRELDEVLTTVSEEERVVLGGDLKGHTGTDRSVISRIHGGLGMGERNEEGEGIIDFAVAFDMALINTFFMKKDYVTYRSGGRESQIDFLLCRRQHLKEVKDCKVIYGKNVGQQHKLVVADLSIRKGTKGKRKSKPKIKWWELEKAENVELRSRFKDNILREIKLEDDVNDWWEINSNVILRHGEEILGKTSGKGPPKDKESWWWNKDTQDKIKKKKESQKNYDKHKTEENEQISKEAKKVAKQQVGRAKAAAFNDLYKNVDTPEGQRNIHRIAKARDKATKDLTHIKQIKDGNGKVLTKAEGIKSRWREYFENLLNEENPRNIIEDGVANEREVPRISRREVRRALSKMKKAKAVGPDGIPVEARSVEVHEGKRCLRSNNTGKKFSGTTDKFEVKVGLHQGSAVSPYIFDMVMDVIVSGVKDQVPWTVLLADDIVLVTNSKEQADRKLELWRSALEDGGLKPYLKMPMTSGTQQNEYFKFYMSAGKDMGLSGQALRDWVQEKVHDVKVHTFVPKWTKAEPEVWLNRVERVLSAYPLAPAEVSLLLGKFLGGKGLIALNAFPETDQGKWGHTPPDCSQEICQDCGKQGHPLASYKQCPQHPKPKTVLATIRSEQPAQWIRFDSVRIAPIDGSSPPRELQTIIDSGSKVSLITRDQGPPGAVIHEDERMTIL, encoded by the exons ATGAAGGTCAAATTAATGTTATCAGAAAAAGTCTTAAATGTGATAAGTGCTTATGCCCCACAAGCTGgatgtgatgaggaagagaagtcAATGTTTTGGCGGGAGTTGGATGAAGTATTAACAACAgtctcagaggaagagagagttgtaTTGGGTGGAGACTTGAAGGGACATACAGGTACAGATAGAAGTGTGATTTCAAGAATCCATGGAGGACTAGGAATGGGGGAGAGGAACGAAGAAGGTGAAGGCATTATAGACTTTGCAGTGGCATTTGATATGGCActaattaatacattctttatgaagaaagattATGTGACATATAGAAGTGGTGGAAGAGAGAGTCAAATTGATTTTCTGCTCTGTAGGAGACAACACCTTAAGGAAGTAAAGGATTGTAAAGTGATATATGGAAAGAATGTTGGCCAACAACATAAGCTGGTGGTTGCGGACCTTTCAAttcgaaaagggacaaagggaaagaggaaaagtaaaccTAAGATCAAATGGTGGGAGCTAGAGAAGGCAGAAAATGTGGAGTTGAGATCTAGGTTTAAGGATAATAttctgagagaaataaagttggaagatgatgTAAATGATTGGTGGGAGATTAACAGCAATGTGATCCTAAGGCATGGGGAggaaattttaggcaaaacatcaggcaaaggtcccccaaaagataaagaaagttgGTGGTGGAATAAGGACACACaagacaagatcaagaaaaagaaagaatcccaaaagaactatgataaacacaaaacagaagaaaacgagcaaatatcaaaagaagcaaagaaagttgcaaaacaacaagTTGGCAGAGCCAAGGCTGCTGCTTTCAATGATTTGTATAAGAATGTTGACACACCGGAGGGCCAAAGAAACATCCACAGGATAGCCAAAGCTAGagacaaagcaacaaaagacctcacacacattaagcaaattaaagatggaaatggtaaGGTTCTAACAAAAGCGGAGGGAattaaaagtagatggagagagtattttgaaaatcttctaaatgaagaaaatcccaggaatatcattgaggatggagtagcaaatgaaagagaagttcccAGGATTAGTCGGAGAGAAGTGAGGcgggcactaagtaaaatgaagaaagctaaagcagtgggaccagatggaataccagtcgag gcaagaagtgtggaggtgcatgagggaaaaaggtgtctcagaagcaacaacacaggtaagaagtTCAGTGGgacaacagacaagtttgaggtgaaagttggactccaccaaggttctgctgtgagtccctatatttttgatatggtaatggatgtgatagtgtctggagtgaaagatcaggtgccttggACTGTACTCTTagcagatgacatagtgctagtgaccaaCAGTAAGGAAcaagcagacaggaaattggagttgtggagaagtgcgTTGGAGGACGGAGGCCTAAAG CCTTATCTCAAGATGCCTATGACATCTGGAACTCAACAAAATGAGTacttcaagttctatatgtccgctggaaaggacatgggactgtcaggacaagccctaagggactgggtccaagagaAAGTACATGATGtcaag GTTCATACCTTTGTGCCCAAGTGGACCAAGgctgagcccgaggtgtggctcaaTCGGGTTGAAAGGGTCCTTAGTGCCTACCCTCTTGCTCCCGCCGAAGTCTCCCTACTCTTAGGAAAATTCCTcggaggaaagggtctaattgctttaAATGCCTTTCCTGAGACGGATCAGGGGAAATG GGGCCATACCCCACCAGACTGTAGCCAGGAAATATGCCAAGACTGTGGAAAGCAGGGACATCCATTAGCCAGCTATAAGCAATGTCCGCAGCACCCTAAGCCGAAGACCGTCCTTGCTACTATTCGCTCCGAGCAACCTGCTCAGTGGATCAGGTTCGACTCGGTTAGGATAGCTCCCATAGATGGATCTAGTCCCCCTCGAGAGCTACAAACTATCATCGACTCTGGTTCAAAGGTGAGTCTCATTACCCGGGACCAGGGGCCTCCTGGTGCCGTCATCCATGAAGATGAACGGATGACAATTCTCTGA